The following are encoded together in the Flavobacterium sp. TR2 genome:
- a CDS encoding lipopolysaccharide biosynthesis protein — MGIVLNQSFKNTIITYIGFGIGAINTLYLYPIFLGATFYGLTNYITSSANVIMPLFAIGMQNTLVKFYSQYKTEEEKSQFLSFTVLFPILLIIPLLLIGLCFYDEILFFLSKKNAIVKDYVWLIPFIGLTMAYFEIFYAWARVHMHSVFGNFIKEIGLRLFSLFLLIAVYYDVLTVEGFVYATAILYLIAFLVTMFYAFSVQKPHFQFTRPKNTKEILVYTFYIILSGSVANLLLDGDKMILNQYMIIDNIAFYSVATYIALVISVPSRAMHQIVYPITAKLMHENKHDELNLLYKKTSINLQVVGGFVMLCIFVNINQLYEMVPKEYSGGIAVVFMIGLSKYFDLILGNNNAIIFNTKYYRMVLYLGLMLVVLTVVLNMIFIPIYGIFGSAFATLLSITLYSLAKLLFVVKKLHLYPFTKQTIHSMLLTFALFLLFYFWEFPFFQLISIALKSILVTILYLYLNYKFKISSDINNVIDSILKKIGIRI; from the coding sequence ATGGGTATTGTCTTAAATCAGTCTTTTAAAAACACTATAATTACATACATTGGTTTTGGTATCGGAGCCATTAATACACTTTATTTATATCCGATTTTTCTAGGGGCAACTTTTTATGGATTAACCAATTATATAACATCTAGCGCGAATGTTATTATGCCTTTATTTGCTATCGGAATGCAAAACACTTTAGTCAAATTCTATTCGCAATACAAAACTGAAGAAGAAAAATCTCAATTTTTATCTTTTACGGTTTTATTCCCTATTTTATTAATCATTCCTTTGCTGTTAATAGGGCTTTGTTTCTATGACGAAATTTTGTTCTTCCTATCAAAAAAGAATGCAATTGTCAAAGATTATGTTTGGCTAATTCCTTTTATAGGGCTGACAATGGCTTACTTTGAAATTTTTTATGCTTGGGCGCGTGTCCATATGCATTCAGTTTTTGGTAATTTTATTAAAGAAATTGGCTTGCGATTGTTTTCTTTATTTTTATTGATAGCGGTTTATTATGATGTGCTAACTGTCGAAGGATTTGTATATGCAACTGCGATATTGTATTTAATCGCATTTTTGGTTACGATGTTTTATGCATTTAGCGTTCAAAAGCCGCATTTTCAATTTACAAGACCCAAAAACACCAAAGAGATATTGGTTTACACTTTTTATATTATTTTGTCAGGAAGTGTAGCAAATTTACTTTTAGATGGAGATAAAATGATATTGAATCAATACATGATTATTGATAATATAGCATTTTATTCTGTGGCAACTTATATTGCTTTGGTAATTTCTGTTCCAAGCCGTGCCATGCATCAGATTGTTTATCCAATAACGGCAAAATTAATGCATGAAAACAAGCATGATGAACTGAATCTGCTTTATAAAAAAACGTCAATTAACCTTCAGGTTGTCGGAGGATTTGTAATGCTTTGCATTTTTGTTAATATCAATCAATTGTATGAAATGGTGCCAAAAGAATACAGCGGCGGAATTGCTGTTGTGTTTATGATTGGACTTTCAAAATATTTTGATTTAATCTTAGGGAATAATAACGCTATTATCTTCAATACAAAATATTACAGAATGGTATTGTATTTAGGATTAATGCTAGTGGTTTTGACTGTAGTCTTAAACATGATTTTTATTCCTATTTATGGAATATTTGGTTCTGCTTTTGCAACACTTTTATCCATTACCTTGTATAGTTTGGCGAAGCTGCTTTTTGTGGTTAAAAAACTTCATCTTTATCCGTTTACTAAGCAGACTATTCATTCAATGCTTTTGACATTCGCATTGTTTCTGCTGTTTTACTTCTGGGAATTCCCATTTTTTCAATTGATTAGTATTGCTTTAAAATCGATATTGGTCACTATTTTATATCTGTATTTGAATTATAAATTCAAGATTTCATCAGATATTAATAATGTTATCGATTCTATTTTGAAAAAGATCGGAATCAGAATTTAA
- a CDS encoding mechanosensitive ion channel family protein, with protein sequence MRVKVLRLLVLFFVLFSFSVFAQTDHKDADKESAAAKPKGYPVKPFKDTLFYVYHNVGSFSAKERAEYISSKIKRLYNESFFEKDSIKIVPSDVSMDIVYQNDFVIMSVLDADAEAENSTVKNIAIRNLAKIKSAILYQNENYSQLPKRIGYTILLILIIGFVLFLVGKVFNLIKKYIIKNKARYFKGFNYNTIKILSPEKQLILFLRFFGFVKIVALILIVYLSLPILFSIFPATKDYTTMLLRWILTPAKSAVMGFVGFLPSLFTIIVIIVIFKYSLKVIKFFFDEIKSENIKIDGFYSDWALPTFNVIRLLMYAFMLVVIFPYLPGSDSPIFKGVSVFVGVLFSLGSSNAIANMVAGLVITYMRPFKVGDYIKIGDVSGEVIEKTGLVTRIRTPKFEDITIPNSTVLSSTSTNYSANTKNSTNGLLIHTTVTIGYDVPWKDIHAALIDAASKTEMTEKEPKPFVLQTSLDDFYVSYQINVYTKEPTKQPRIYSSLHQNIQDSFNAAGIEIMSPHYSALRDGNTTTIPPNYLKEDYESPVFNIKNKG encoded by the coding sequence ATGAGAGTAAAAGTACTTAGGTTATTAGTTTTATTTTTTGTTTTATTTTCTTTTTCGGTTTTTGCTCAGACTGACCATAAAGATGCTGATAAAGAATCTGCTGCAGCAAAGCCAAAAGGTTATCCTGTAAAACCTTTCAAAGACACTCTTTTTTATGTTTATCATAATGTAGGTTCCTTTTCTGCAAAAGAACGGGCAGAATACATTAGCAGTAAAATAAAAAGGCTTTACAATGAATCTTTTTTTGAAAAGGATTCTATTAAGATTGTTCCTTCAGATGTTTCGATGGATATTGTCTATCAAAACGATTTTGTCATAATGTCTGTTTTGGATGCCGATGCAGAAGCCGAGAATAGCACTGTGAAAAACATTGCTATCCGAAATCTGGCTAAAATTAAAAGTGCAATATTATATCAGAACGAAAATTATTCGCAATTGCCTAAGCGAATAGGTTATACAATTCTATTAATCCTTATAATTGGTTTTGTCTTATTTTTAGTTGGTAAGGTTTTTAATCTGATCAAAAAATATATCATCAAAAATAAAGCAAGATATTTTAAAGGATTTAATTACAATACAATTAAAATATTATCTCCAGAAAAACAGCTGATTTTGTTCCTTCGTTTTTTTGGATTCGTAAAAATAGTAGCTCTAATTTTAATAGTTTACCTGTCGCTCCCTATTTTATTTAGCATCTTTCCGGCTACCAAAGATTATACTACCATGCTGCTTAGATGGATTTTGACTCCAGCTAAATCTGCAGTAATGGGGTTTGTGGGATTTCTTCCAAGTCTGTTTACGATTATCGTAATTATCGTCATTTTTAAATATTCGCTTAAAGTGATTAAATTTTTCTTTGATGAAATAAAATCAGAAAATATTAAAATTGATGGATTCTACAGCGATTGGGCTTTGCCGACATTCAACGTAATACGACTTCTGATGTATGCCTTTATGTTAGTCGTTATTTTTCCGTACCTGCCCGGTTCAGATTCTCCTATTTTTAAAGGAGTTTCAGTGTTTGTTGGGGTTTTGTTTTCGTTGGGATCTTCCAATGCTATTGCCAATATGGTGGCAGGTTTGGTTATTACCTATATGCGTCCGTTTAAAGTTGGCGATTATATAAAAATCGGAGATGTTAGTGGCGAAGTGATAGAAAAAACAGGTTTGGTGACCAGAATTAGAACGCCAAAATTTGAAGATATTACAATTCCGAATTCGACTGTTTTGTCAAGCACATCTACTAATTATTCAGCAAATACTAAAAATTCGACAAACGGATTATTAATTCATACCACAGTGACAATTGGATATGATGTTCCTTGGAAAGATATTCACGCCGCTTTGATCGACGCCGCTTCAAAAACAGAAATGACTGAAAAAGAGCCTAAACCTTTTGTGCTTCAAACAAGTTTAGATGATTTTTATGTTTCGTATCAGATTAACGTCTATACCAAAGAGCCAACTAAACAGCCTCGCATTTATTCTTCGCTTCACCAGAACATTCAGGATTCCTTTAATGCGGCTGGCATTGAGATTATGTCGCCACATTACAGCGCTTTGCGAGACGGAAACACCACTACAATTCCGCCTAATTATTTGAAAGAAGACTACGAATCACCTGTTTTTAATATTAAAAATAAAGGTTAA
- the uvrA gene encoding excinuclease ABC subunit UvrA, translating to MQIDLSKIDPKSNIIIKGAQVHNLKNVDVVIPRNKLVVITGLSGSGKSSLAFDTLYAEGQRRYVESLSSYARQFLGRLDKPKVEYIKGIAPAIAIEQKVNTTNARSTVGTSTEIYDYIKLLFARIGRTYSPISGQEVKKNTVTDVISDVKSLPLDSRWLLLAPIHLEEGRQLEDKLKVLLQQGFARILVDNEMVRLDEFSASDLHQFDNKDILLIIDRIVVKEEEEFYNRLADAVQTAFFEGKGICFLQELNGEKRFSYSNKFELDGITFLEPNVHLFSFNNPYGACPVCEGYGNIIGIDTDLVVPNTSLSIFESAIYPWRGESMSWYKDELVKHAYKFDFPIHKPYFQLTEEQKDLIWTGNQYFQGLNDFFRELEEKNYKIQNRVMLSRYRGKTKCHACKGKRLREEASYVKINGKTVSDLVDLPIKHLVTFFKNIELNQYEQQIAKRLMIEINNRLSFLSEVGLDYLTLNRNSATLSGGESQRINLATSLGSSLVGSMYILDEPSIGLHPKDSERLIKVLLSLRDLGNTVIVVEHDEDIMKAADMIIDIGPEAGTFGGKLVAQGTYDEILKSDSLTAKYLNGDLEIAVPKQRRKYKNHIDIIGARENNLKNIDVTFPLDVLTVVTGVSGSGKSTLIKKILFPAVQKKLESAAEKAGQFTEIAGSFSQIKHIEYVDQNPIGRSSRSNPVTYIKAYDDIRDLYAKEKLSKIRGYQAKHFSFNVDGGRCETCKGEGSINVEMVFMADVSLPCETCGGKRFKKEILEVTFDNQNINDILTMTIDDAIAFFEKNKQSKITQKLQPLQDVGLGYVQLGQSSSTLSGGEAQRIKLASFLVKGATKDKALFVFDEPTTGLHFHDIKKLLASFDALIEKGHSIIVIEHNLDLIKCADWILDLGPEGGENGGYLLASGTPEDIVKVKESVTGIYLKDKL from the coding sequence ATGCAAATTGACCTTTCTAAAATAGACCCAAAATCAAATATTATAATTAAAGGAGCGCAGGTACATAATTTAAAAAATGTAGATGTAGTCATTCCAAGAAATAAACTGGTTGTTATTACAGGTCTTTCAGGATCAGGAAAATCGAGTTTAGCTTTTGACACTTTATATGCCGAGGGGCAAAGACGTTACGTAGAAAGTTTATCTTCGTATGCGCGTCAGTTTTTAGGCCGATTAGACAAACCAAAGGTAGAATACATTAAAGGTATTGCTCCTGCAATTGCTATTGAGCAAAAAGTAAATACAACCAATGCTCGTTCGACAGTTGGAACTTCTACAGAAATATACGATTACATCAAACTTCTGTTTGCCAGAATTGGACGCACGTATTCTCCCATTTCTGGGCAGGAAGTCAAAAAAAATACGGTCACAGATGTTATTTCTGACGTTAAGAGCCTTCCTCTTGACAGCAGATGGCTGCTTCTAGCTCCTATTCACCTAGAAGAAGGCAGACAGCTTGAAGACAAACTAAAAGTACTTCTGCAGCAAGGTTTTGCACGTATTTTAGTTGACAACGAAATGGTTCGTTTAGATGAGTTTTCTGCTTCAGATCTACATCAATTTGACAATAAAGATATTCTTCTAATTATTGACCGTATTGTTGTAAAGGAAGAAGAAGAATTTTACAATCGTCTTGCCGATGCAGTTCAGACTGCTTTTTTTGAAGGAAAAGGAATCTGCTTTCTCCAAGAATTAAATGGAGAAAAGAGATTTTCTTACTCCAATAAATTTGAGCTTGACGGAATAACTTTTTTAGAACCAAACGTTCATTTATTCAGTTTCAATAATCCATACGGAGCTTGCCCAGTATGCGAAGGCTACGGAAATATAATAGGCATTGATACCGATCTGGTGGTGCCAAACACTTCATTGTCAATTTTTGAAAGTGCCATTTATCCGTGGCGCGGCGAAAGCATGAGCTGGTATAAAGATGAATTGGTAAAACACGCTTACAAATTTGATTTTCCAATTCATAAACCTTATTTTCAATTAACAGAAGAACAAAAAGATTTAATTTGGACTGGAAATCAGTATTTCCAAGGGTTGAATGATTTCTTCAGAGAATTAGAGGAAAAAAATTATAAGATCCAAAACCGTGTAATGCTGTCACGCTACCGCGGCAAAACCAAATGCCACGCGTGTAAGGGCAAACGCTTACGCGAAGAAGCATCATATGTAAAAATCAACGGAAAAACGGTTTCTGATTTGGTTGATTTACCAATTAAACACTTGGTAACTTTCTTCAAAAACATCGAATTAAACCAATACGAGCAGCAAATAGCCAAACGATTGATGATAGAAATCAATAATCGTTTGTCTTTCTTATCAGAAGTTGGATTAGATTATCTTACTCTGAATAGAAATTCTGCCACTCTTTCTGGTGGAGAATCTCAGCGAATTAACCTGGCCACTTCTCTTGGAAGCAGCTTGGTGGGATCGATGTACATTCTAGACGAACCAAGCATCGGACTTCACCCAAAAGATTCTGAAAGACTGATCAAAGTACTGCTTTCTCTTCGTGATCTTGGCAATACCGTAATTGTGGTTGAACATGATGAAGATATCATGAAAGCCGCCGATATGATTATTGATATTGGTCCGGAAGCTGGAACTTTTGGAGGAAAACTGGTTGCTCAGGGAACTTATGATGAAATTTTAAAATCAGATTCTTTAACGGCAAAATATTTAAATGGCGATTTAGAAATTGCTGTGCCCAAACAAAGAAGAAAATATAAAAATCACATTGACATCATTGGTGCGCGCGAAAACAACTTAAAAAATATTGACGTTACTTTTCCTTTAGACGTTTTAACCGTTGTTACTGGCGTTTCTGGAAGCGGTAAAAGTACTTTAATCAAGAAAATTTTGTTTCCTGCCGTTCAGAAAAAACTAGAAAGCGCTGCCGAAAAAGCAGGACAATTTACAGAAATAGCTGGCTCTTTTTCGCAGATTAAACATATTGAATACGTAGACCAGAATCCGATTGGAAGAAGTTCTAGATCAAATCCTGTTACGTACATCAAAGCATATGACGACATTCGCGATTTGTATGCCAAAGAAAAATTATCAAAAATAAGAGGCTACCAAGCCAAACATTTCTCTTTTAATGTTGACGGAGGGCGTTGCGAAACCTGTAAAGGAGAAGGCTCGATAAATGTCGAAATGGTTTTTATGGCCGATGTTTCATTGCCTTGCGAAACCTGCGGAGGAAAACGATTTAAAAAAGAGATTTTAGAGGTTACTTTTGACAATCAAAATATCAATGATATTCTGACTATGACCATTGATGATGCGATTGCTTTTTTCGAAAAAAACAAGCAGTCTAAAATCACTCAAAAATTGCAGCCATTACAAGATGTTGGTTTAGGATATGTTCAATTAGGGCAATCTTCTTCTACCCTTTCAGGCGGAGAAGCTCAGCGTATCAAACTGGCTTCGTTCTTGGTGAAAGGCGCTACAAAAGACAAAGCTTTATTTGTTTTTGACGAACCTACTACCGGTCTTCACTTTCATGATATTAAAAAGCTTTTAGCATCGTTTGATGCTTTAATTGAAAAAGGACATTCGATCATTGTAATCGAACATAATCTAGATTTAATCAAATGCGCAGACTGGATACTTGATTTAGGACCTGAAGGAGGAGAAAATGGAGGTTATTTACTAGCGTCTGGAACTCCAGAAGATATTGTAAAAGTAAAAGAATCTGTAACAGGAATTTATTTAAAAGATAAGCTTTAA
- a CDS encoding RNA polymerase sigma factor: MADLHTPDALLVKNYVDGSEAALATLIKRHESKIYGFIYSKIADRDISNDIFQDTFIKVIRTLKSNSYNEEGKFLPWVMRISHNLIVDHFRKTKKMPMYRETEEFSIFSIMSDDALTIEGKMIVDQVELDLKKLIEELPDDQKEVLVMRMYQDMSFKEISEITGVSINTALGRMRYALMNLRKIIDKHQIILTN; encoded by the coding sequence ATGGCTGATCTGCATACTCCAGACGCTCTATTAGTAAAAAATTATGTTGACGGAAGCGAAGCTGCGCTGGCAACATTAATAAAAAGGCATGAATCTAAGATATATGGATTTATATATTCTAAGATTGCTGATAGAGATATTTCAAATGATATTTTTCAAGACACTTTCATTAAAGTTATTAGAACTTTAAAAAGCAATTCTTATAACGAAGAAGGTAAATTTCTGCCTTGGGTTATGCGTATTTCTCATAACTTAATTGTAGATCACTTTCGCAAAACCAAAAAAATGCCGATGTATAGAGAAACAGAAGAGTTTTCTATTTTTTCTATCATGTCAGACGACGCGCTGACAATTGAAGGCAAAATGATTGTAGATCAGGTAGAACTTGATTTAAAGAAGCTTATTGAAGAGCTTCCAGATGACCAAAAAGAAGTATTGGTAATGCGTATGTATCAGGATATGAGTTTTAAAGAAATCTCAGAAATTACAGGCGTAAGCATTAATACGGCGCTAGGAAGAATGCGTTATGCGCTAATGAATTTGCGAAAAATAATAGATAAACACCAAATTATTTTAACTAACTAA
- a CDS encoding tetratricopeptide repeat protein: protein MKENIRVLSCLLMMSIGAFAQKDKIKEAQSLFDKGNSQEALAILTKTEYLILNASDEDKSDYYYLKGNVLKDLAVKNIDAANNFTLASQSYQDVFLYENESGKFKWTVKANMALKDMKASLVNGAMADFTAGKFKESAEKSYKVYLFDKKDTLNLFNAASSSINAKDYNSAVTYYELLKKINYSGKGVLYYATNKKTKEEDAFVSPKARESAIQQGFYEKPRTESVPSKKIEVNNNLAYAYLERKDYSKAESVYNYVLELNPNYVDAYINLAYLKLQMKKDLAEEISSLGTTPAEMQKYDKLNARKDDITRSAIPYLKKVLTLEPKNSDATKTLLGVYRSLDMTAEYNALKAGM from the coding sequence ATGAAAGAGAATATTAGAGTATTGTCATGCTTATTGATGATGAGTATTGGCGCATTTGCTCAAAAAGACAAAATTAAAGAAGCCCAGTCTTTGTTTGATAAAGGAAATAGCCAGGAAGCTTTGGCAATTTTAACCAAAACAGAATACCTTATTCTTAACGCATCTGATGAAGATAAGTCTGATTATTATTATTTGAAAGGCAATGTCTTAAAAGATTTGGCGGTAAAAAATATTGATGCTGCCAATAATTTTACCTTGGCATCACAATCGTACCAAGACGTATTTTTGTATGAGAATGAGTCAGGAAAATTTAAATGGACAGTTAAGGCCAATATGGCTTTAAAAGATATGAAAGCCAGTCTTGTAAATGGTGCAATGGCTGATTTTACTGCTGGAAAATTTAAAGAAAGCGCAGAAAAAAGTTATAAGGTTTACTTATTTGATAAGAAAGATACTTTAAACTTGTTCAATGCCGCGTCTTCGTCTATAAATGCAAAAGACTACAACTCAGCTGTGACTTATTACGAGCTTCTTAAAAAGATTAATTATTCTGGAAAAGGCGTTTTGTACTATGCTACAAATAAAAAAACAAAAGAAGAAGATGCTTTTGTTTCTCCAAAGGCTAGAGAATCGGCAATTCAGCAGGGATTTTACGAAAAGCCAAGAACAGAATCTGTACCTTCTAAAAAAATTGAGGTAAACAATAATCTTGCTTATGCGTATCTTGAAAGAAAAGATTATTCTAAAGCCGAATCGGTTTACAATTATGTTTTAGAATTGAATCCGAATTACGTAGACGCCTACATTAATTTGGCTTATTTAAAACTGCAAATGAAGAAAGATTTAGCCGAAGAAATATCTTCGTTAGGAACTACTCCAGCCGAAATGCAGAAATACGATAAGCTTAATGCAAGAAAGGATGACATTACAAGAAGTGCGATTCCGTATCTGAAAAAAGTGCTTACGCTTGAACCTAAAAATTCAGATGCGACAAAAACATTGTTAGGCGTTTACAGATCGCTTGATATGACAGCAGAATATAATGCTCTAAAAGCAGGAATGTAA
- the nth gene encoding endonuclease III domain-containing protein yields MNKEARVQFVIDTLKELYPTIPVPLDHKDPYTLLIAVLLSAQCTDVRVNQITPLLFAKADNPYDMVKMSIEEIKEIIRPCGLSPMKSKGIHGLSEILIEKHNGEVPESFEALEALPAVGHKTASVVMSQAFGVPAFPVDTHIHRLMHRWNLSNGKNVAQTEKDAKRLFPRELWNDLHLQIIWYGREYSPARGWNLEKDIITKTVGKKSLIEEMQKAAAKK; encoded by the coding sequence ATGAATAAAGAAGCTCGCGTACAATTTGTTATCGACACCTTAAAAGAACTCTACCCTACCATACCTGTTCCGCTTGATCATAAAGATCCATACACGCTTCTGATTGCAGTTTTATTGTCTGCACAATGCACCGATGTTCGCGTGAATCAGATTACGCCTTTATTGTTTGCAAAAGCTGATAATCCGTATGATATGGTTAAAATGTCGATAGAGGAAATCAAAGAAATTATTCGTCCATGCGGTTTATCGCCAATGAAATCAAAAGGAATTCATGGTTTATCTGAAATTTTAATTGAAAAACATAATGGTGAGGTTCCGGAGAGTTTTGAAGCTCTTGAAGCATTACCAGCTGTTGGCCATAAAACAGCTAGCGTGGTAATGTCGCAGGCTTTTGGCGTTCCAGCTTTTCCTGTTGACACACATATCCATCGTCTGATGCACCGATGGAATTTATCGAACGGGAAAAATGTTGCGCAGACTGAAAAAGATGCGAAACGATTATTTCCTAGAGAATTATGGAATGACTTGCATTTGCAGATTATTTGGTACGGCCGAGAATATTCTCCTGCGCGCGGATGGAATTTAGAAAAAGACATCATCACAAAAACTGTCGGAAAGAAGTCTCTTATTGAAGAAATGCAAAAAGCAGCAGCAAAAAAATAA
- the bcp gene encoding thioredoxin-dependent thiol peroxidase, which produces MTTLKAGDKAPNFSGTDQEGKTHKLADYVGKKLVVFFYPKASTPGCTAEACDLRDNFHRFQANNYELLGVSADSAKAQIKFKEKYELPFPLIADENKSVINAFGVWGPKKFMGREYDGIHRTTFVINEKGIIEEVIEKVKTKEHASQILK; this is translated from the coding sequence ATGACAACATTAAAAGCAGGAGATAAAGCGCCAAATTTTTCGGGAACAGATCAAGAAGGTAAAACACATAAACTGGCAGATTATGTGGGGAAAAAATTGGTTGTTTTCTTTTATCCAAAAGCTAGTACGCCAGGATGCACAGCCGAAGCTTGCGATCTAAGAGATAATTTTCACCGTTTTCAAGCCAATAATTACGAACTTTTGGGAGTAAGTGCTGATAGCGCAAAAGCGCAAATTAAGTTTAAAGAAAAATATGAATTGCCTTTCCCGCTAATTGCAGATGAAAACAAATCGGTTATCAATGCTTTTGGAGTTTGGGGTCCAAAGAAATTCATGGGGAGAGAATACGACGGAATCCACAGAACAACTTTTGTAATCAACGAAAAAGGAATCATCGAAGAAGTAATCGAAAAAGTAAAAACAAAAGAACACGCCTCGCAGATTTTGAAGTAA
- a CDS encoding TonB-dependent receptor, which translates to MGTEIKLKGDKVIEQIPSIKDKALRINLNENIYGTFAEIGAGQETVRHFFRSGGSSGTIAKAMSAYDKDFSDAVYGAENDGRYVTEERLKKMLTHEGQIIEERLSREKHPTKLFFSYANTVATIDFAKQFKGHGWVGIRYQIEPDEAYNEIILHIRFKETDARLQQETLGILGVNLIYGAFYKYNDPKRLLRYLYDHLDKDQLEIDTINFSGPRFADVDNRLMSLQLVKNGMTDAVMFNPEGKNILPAAILYKKNLLALRGSFRPVTKVNMDMYEKSLKMFLEENKVEKNNTLVIFEITLSNLRSDGEIDERDFMDRAELLCSLGQTVMISNFQEYYKVVEYFANYTKARMGLAMGVNNLVDIFDEKYYRHLSGGILEAFGKLFYRDMKVFLYPMLDEDGTLMNSNNLKVHPRMKELYKFFKFNGKVVDIEDYDPNILNVFSREILKMINQGKTGWEPMLPPGIPEIIKEHHLFGYHPQKELEQNT; encoded by the coding sequence ATGGGTACAGAAATAAAACTCAAAGGTGACAAGGTCATCGAACAGATTCCTTCTATAAAAGACAAAGCGTTACGCATTAATTTAAACGAAAATATTTACGGAACATTTGCTGAGATTGGCGCTGGACAAGAGACAGTTAGACACTTTTTCAGATCAGGAGGTTCATCTGGAACTATTGCAAAAGCAATGTCTGCCTATGATAAAGATTTTAGTGATGCTGTCTATGGCGCTGAAAACGACGGAAGATATGTTACCGAAGAGCGATTAAAAAAAATGCTTACCCATGAAGGACAAATCATCGAAGAGCGTTTAAGCCGAGAAAAACACCCTACAAAACTTTTTTTCAGTTACGCTAATACCGTTGCCACGATAGATTTTGCCAAACAATTTAAAGGTCACGGATGGGTTGGAATTAGATACCAAATTGAACCAGACGAAGCTTACAACGAAATTATCCTTCATATTCGTTTTAAAGAAACCGACGCAAGGTTACAGCAAGAAACACTTGGTATTTTAGGAGTTAACTTAATTTACGGTGCTTTTTACAAATACAATGATCCAAAACGATTACTTCGTTATTTATATGATCACTTAGACAAAGATCAATTAGAAATCGATACCATTAACTTTTCTGGACCGCGTTTTGCCGATGTAGACAATCGTTTGATGAGTTTGCAATTGGTTAAAAACGGAATGACAGATGCCGTAATGTTTAACCCAGAGGGAAAAAACATTCTGCCGGCTGCTATCTTATACAAAAAGAACCTTTTAGCTTTAAGAGGAAGTTTTCGTCCTGTTACTAAGGTAAATATGGATATGTACGAGAAATCATTAAAAATGTTCCTTGAAGAGAATAAAGTTGAAAAAAACAATACTCTTGTTATTTTTGAAATTACGCTTTCGAATTTGCGCTCTGATGGCGAAATCGATGAACGCGACTTTATGGACAGAGCCGAATTGCTTTGCTCTCTTGGCCAAACCGTAATGATTTCGAATTTCCAAGAATACTATAAAGTTGTTGAATACTTCGCAAATTATACCAAAGCCCGTATGGGATTGGCTATGGGCGTAAACAACCTTGTTGATATTTTTGACGAGAAATACTATCGCCACTTAAGCGGAGGAATCCTAGAGGCTTTCGGAAAATTATTTTACCGCGACATGAAAGTATTCTTATACCCAATGTTAGATGAAGACGGCACATTAATGAATTCTAATAACTTGAAAGTTCATCCTAGAATGAAAGAATTGTATAAATTCTTTAAATTCAACGGAAAAGTGGTTGACATTGAAGATTATGATCCAAATATCCTAAATGTTTTCTCTCGAGAAATTCTAAAAATGATCAATCAAGGCAAAACAGGATGGGAACCAATGCTTCCTCCTGGTATTCCAGAAATCATAAAAGAACATCATCTTTTTGGCTATCATCCGCAGAAAGAATTAGAACAAAATACGTAA